A region from the uncultured Holophaga sp. genome encodes:
- a CDS encoding MBL fold metallo-hydrolase, with product MDYASLASGSKGNCHALASQDSILLIDAGISFLQIRKRLEYLGLDLGQVGAVAITHEHSDHIAALPMILKRTRWTLMSTPATLEAILATQDMELPPERFIPLHPGRALDWQGWSILPFSIPHDAADPVGFRVERDGQAAGVVTDLGHPTALVADHCSGLDHLTLEANHDVRMLREGSYPPQLKSRILSRVGHLSNEAAAELLDRVWSPRLVSVVLAHLSEQNNLPDLARFAAGQVLRGRSTELAVASQGTPLGHPRPPGDGIMGICPGFPS from the coding sequence ATGGACTACGCCTCCCTCGCCTCCGGCTCCAAAGGCAACTGCCACGCCCTCGCGTCACAGGACTCCATCCTCCTGATCGATGCGGGAATCTCCTTTCTCCAGATCCGCAAGCGCCTGGAATACCTGGGATTGGACCTCGGCCAGGTGGGTGCTGTGGCCATCACCCACGAGCACTCGGACCACATCGCAGCCCTCCCGATGATCCTGAAGCGGACCCGCTGGACGCTCATGTCCACACCGGCCACCCTGGAGGCCATTCTGGCCACCCAGGACATGGAGCTGCCTCCAGAGCGCTTCATCCCCCTGCATCCAGGGCGAGCGCTGGACTGGCAGGGCTGGAGCATCCTCCCCTTCTCCATTCCCCACGATGCGGCCGACCCCGTGGGTTTCCGGGTGGAACGGGACGGTCAGGCCGCCGGGGTGGTGACGGACCTGGGGCACCCCACCGCCCTGGTGGCCGATCACTGCTCTGGACTGGACCACCTGACCCTGGAAGCCAACCACGATGTCCGGATGCTGCGGGAAGGCAGCTACCCACCCCAGCTCAAGTCCAGGATCCTGAGCCGGGTCGGGCATCTCTCCAACGAGGCTGCCGCGGAACTGCTGGATCGGGTGTGGAGCCCCCGGCTCGTCTCCGTGGTCCTCGCCCACCTCAGTGAACAGAACAACCTTCCGGACCTGGCCCGGTTTGCAGCTGGGCAGGTCCTGCGGGGCCGGTCCACGGAACTGGCGGTGGCCTCCCAGGGCACCCCCTTGGGGCACCCCCGCCCCCCCGGGGATGGCATCATGGGGATATGTCCGGGATTCCCTTCATGA
- a CDS encoding CPBP family intramembrane glutamic endopeptidase, whose protein sequence is MPLPWRAGLFLLAGLLPFLTGFRLDPWTSALYVLALSWFALRKEDRGLTSLGFDLGRTWLRQGGLGLLLGLALMGLTSLLLFLAGAFRWAPGMTPVGREALWAPWIFLGVAIHEECLFRGYPFQRLVEAWGPGTAQVTLGAAFVLVHWQNPGLVPGSRLLPMLNIFLAGCLLGQCWLLTRSLALPMGLHLGWNWAQGSLLGFPVSGTTFARSPLHPILRPDLPAWLTGGAFGLEGSLACTLVCSATWLLLAHRTRSRPLS, encoded by the coding sequence TTCCTGCTGGCGGGCCTGCTGCCCTTCCTCACGGGCTTCCGCCTCGACCCCTGGACTTCGGCCCTTTACGTCCTGGCCCTCTCCTGGTTCGCCCTGCGCAAGGAGGATCGGGGTCTGACCTCCCTGGGCTTTGACCTCGGTCGGACTTGGCTCCGCCAGGGGGGCCTGGGCCTCCTGCTCGGCCTCGCCCTCATGGGCCTGACCAGCCTCCTCCTCTTCCTGGCAGGAGCCTTCCGCTGGGCGCCCGGCATGACACCGGTCGGACGGGAGGCCCTCTGGGCCCCCTGGATCTTCCTGGGGGTCGCCATCCACGAGGAGTGCCTCTTCCGGGGCTATCCCTTCCAGCGCCTGGTGGAGGCCTGGGGCCCGGGCACGGCCCAGGTGACCCTGGGGGCCGCCTTCGTTCTGGTCCACTGGCAGAACCCCGGCCTTGTCCCAGGATCCCGCCTCCTGCCCATGCTCAACATCTTCCTGGCGGGCTGCCTCCTGGGCCAGTGCTGGCTCCTCACGCGCAGCCTTGCCCTCCCCATGGGGCTGCACCTTGGCTGGAACTGGGCCCAGGGCAGCCTTCTGGGCTTCCCGGTCAGCGGCACCACCTTCGCCCGGAGCCCCCTGCACCCCATCCTGCGCCCAGACCTGCCGGCCTGGCTCACTGGGGGCGCCTTCGGCCTGGAGGGCAGCCTGGCCTGCACCCTGGTGTGCTCCGCCACCTGGCTGCTCCTCGCCCACCGTACCCGGAGCCGCCCGCTATCCTGA
- the eno gene encoding phosphopyruvate hydratase gives MKLIERVSALEVLDSRGNPTVLARVQLSDGHYGQALVPSGASTGSREALEKRDGDKKRYLGKGVLDAVQAINTELSEALEGMDVFQQAELDELMLNLDGTENKSNLGANAILGVSMAIADAAAKACRQPLYRYLGGASARTLPVPMMNILNGGAHADNNVDIQEFMILPVGAPTFAEGLRWGAEIYHALKGVLKAKKLSTGVGDEGGFAPDLASNEEALVLIEEAIKKAGYKPGSDVYLGLDCASSEFYKASKYEIDGQKKTGLQLINYYAELTKKHPVITIEDGCDESDWKNWKALTDKLGASTQLVGDDLFVTNPAILAKGIKEGVGNAILIKLNQIGTVTETLRAVDMAHKAGYRAVISHRSGETEDTFIADLSVATGAGQIKTGAPCRTDRVAKYNRLLQIEWELGAAARYAGREAFNLL, from the coding sequence ATGAAGCTCATTGAACGCGTCTCCGCCCTCGAAGTCCTCGACAGCCGTGGCAACCCCACCGTGCTGGCCCGTGTGCAGCTCAGTGACGGGCACTATGGCCAGGCCCTGGTGCCCTCAGGGGCCTCCACCGGCAGCCGTGAAGCCCTCGAAAAGCGGGACGGCGACAAGAAGCGCTACCTGGGGAAGGGCGTCCTGGACGCCGTCCAGGCCATCAACACTGAGCTTTCCGAGGCCCTCGAAGGCATGGATGTCTTCCAGCAGGCCGAGCTGGATGAGCTGATGCTCAACCTGGACGGGACGGAGAACAAGTCCAACCTCGGCGCCAACGCCATTCTGGGCGTCTCCATGGCCATCGCCGACGCGGCTGCCAAGGCCTGCCGCCAGCCCCTCTACCGCTACCTGGGCGGAGCCTCGGCCCGCACCCTGCCCGTTCCCATGATGAACATCCTCAACGGAGGTGCCCACGCCGACAACAACGTGGACATCCAGGAGTTCATGATCCTCCCCGTGGGTGCCCCCACCTTCGCTGAAGGCCTCCGCTGGGGCGCCGAGATCTACCACGCCCTGAAGGGGGTCCTCAAGGCCAAGAAGCTCTCCACCGGCGTGGGTGACGAGGGTGGTTTCGCCCCTGACCTGGCCTCCAACGAAGAGGCCCTGGTGCTCATCGAGGAGGCCATCAAGAAGGCCGGCTACAAGCCCGGCTCTGATGTTTACCTGGGCCTCGACTGCGCCAGCAGCGAGTTCTACAAGGCCAGCAAGTACGAGATCGACGGCCAGAAGAAGACCGGTCTGCAGCTCATCAACTACTACGCCGAGCTCACAAAGAAGCACCCCGTCATCACCATTGAGGACGGCTGCGACGAGAGCGACTGGAAGAACTGGAAGGCCCTCACCGACAAGCTCGGTGCCAGCACCCAGCTGGTGGGCGACGACCTCTTCGTGACCAACCCCGCCATCCTGGCCAAGGGCATCAAGGAGGGTGTCGGGAACGCCATCCTCATCAAGCTGAACCAGATCGGGACCGTCACCGAGACCCTGAGGGCCGTCGACATGGCCCACAAGGCCGGCTACCGCGCCGTCATCAGCCACCGCAGCGGCGAGACCGAGGACACCTTCATCGCCGACCTCTCCGTCGCTACCGGGGCCGGCCAGATCAAGACCGGCGCCCCCTGCCGCACGGATCGCGTGGCGAAGTACAACCGCCTGCTCCAGATCGAGTGGGAGCTGGGTGCCGCAGCCCGCTACGCGGGTCGCGAAGCCTTCAATCTGCTCTAG
- a CDS encoding FHA domain-containing protein — MIITCPACSGRFQYDETRFQGLLSKRFKCPKCQHIFEVENPALPPAPQPSVPPPQAAPVQTAPDAARETTARKDRGVMLGEAGIQGMPQGFRISIAFLSGSQASTVRLLDKPQTLIGREEGDIVTLDPETSRRHAMIEVHPDGTVWLEDLGSTNGTFLEGAPLGGPVQLHDRQEFTCGQSTFMVLIRKYDGTMELT; from the coding sequence ATGATCATCACCTGTCCAGCCTGCTCGGGACGCTTCCAGTACGACGAGACCCGCTTCCAGGGTTTGCTCTCCAAGCGGTTCAAGTGTCCGAAGTGCCAACATATCTTCGAGGTCGAGAACCCCGCCCTGCCGCCGGCTCCACAGCCCTCAGTGCCACCTCCGCAGGCTGCCCCCGTGCAGACCGCTCCCGACGCGGCCCGGGAGACCACGGCCCGCAAGGACCGGGGTGTCATGCTCGGGGAGGCCGGTATCCAGGGCATGCCCCAGGGATTCCGCATCAGCATCGCCTTCCTCTCCGGGTCCCAGGCCTCCACCGTCCGGCTGCTGGACAAGCCTCAGACGCTCATCGGCCGGGAGGAGGGGGACATCGTGACCCTGGACCCCGAGACCTCCAGGCGGCACGCCATGATCGAGGTGCACCCCGATGGCACGGTCTGGCTGGAGGACCTGGGCTCGACGAATGGAACCTTCCTTGAGGGGGCTCCCCTGGGCGGCCCGGTCCAACTCCACGACCGCCAGGAGTTCACCTGCGGACAGAGCACCTTCATGGTCCTGATCCGGAAGTATGATGGGACCATGGAGCTTACATGA
- a CDS encoding outer membrane lipoprotein carrier protein LolA: MMKHLHAVILLAALPLLAQPAPDLRTLVERFDTAQARAETIQATFTLSIRRAMLRTPTITRGTLYIQGSSFVHFAFDPPEDLILHLTPKALISYSPRTKEGEVLKIGIIRHADRKVLGLGQKLAYLSDYFQIQQEDDRELPETYALRLNPRSLSIKRRLQLLRIWMDRSSSLPRRMVWVERNGDTWQLDLSSVQTNRPIPGSIQTFSVPAGTQLRNGFSFFANGRK, encoded by the coding sequence ATGATGAAACACCTCCACGCCGTCATCCTCTTGGCGGCCCTCCCCCTGCTGGCCCAGCCCGCACCGGACCTCCGGACCCTCGTCGAACGCTTTGACACCGCCCAGGCCAGGGCGGAGACGATCCAGGCCACCTTCACCCTCTCCATCCGCCGGGCCATGCTGCGCACCCCCACCATCACCCGGGGGACCCTCTACATCCAGGGTTCCTCCTTTGTCCACTTCGCCTTCGACCCGCCCGAGGACCTCATCCTGCACCTCACCCCCAAGGCCCTGATCTCCTACAGCCCCAGGACGAAAGAGGGCGAGGTCCTCAAAATCGGCATCATCCGCCACGCCGACCGCAAGGTCCTGGGCCTGGGACAGAAGCTGGCCTACCTCTCCGATTACTTCCAGATACAGCAGGAGGATGACCGGGAGCTGCCCGAGACCTACGCCCTCCGGCTGAACCCCAGGAGCCTCTCCATCAAGCGTCGCCTCCAGCTTCTCAGAATCTGGATGGACCGGAGTTCCAGCCTGCCCAGGCGGATGGTCTGGGTCGAACGGAACGGCGACACCTGGCAACTGGACCTCTCCTCCGTGCAGACCAACCGCCCCATTCCCGGCTCCATCCAGACCTTCAGCGTCCCTGCCGGGACCCAGCTCCGGAACGGCTTCAGTTTCTTTGCCAACGGAAGGAAGTAA
- a CDS encoding tetratricopeptide repeat protein encodes MSQSPDPYQEYLDRAERLFQSGDVVQAGQIWQAILKRVPEHATAKAGLYQVKRHFDSRATQDGLDRAQRTDPRSTSSVPAPRPSSTELTKLLERGCALYDVGQIAEALELWNEVLDRDPGNPLAQGYIQQARRMLPQEPPAPAPVAAVEPSAPEEAPTETLLKEGCTLYDMGELQGALAKWEKALAADPGHPLARQYAEGARRELGLPALAAAPIPAASAGGELPQDAPPPAPGREDEDPLGRMIIEGVQLFDMGMPEEAILRWERVLEQAPDQAEAQGYLAMARQAAEAPAPPSAQVVTAPPEADPLQGLFSDAEDLMRRQLFPEAADVYQRLLQRRPEDPRALQGYQQARALATATLAPPILPPPPEPVEPPPSVIPPAAIEQPSAAPRRGLSLHHLVRRLSLPPWALSPKALITAVVTFLVLLVASYVIHVFRQDRALAAEVASRQGRVLAPVRRNTQIPNLAEDPAAIRKEAESVVGEDSLLAYFRARELVRLRPSDASANQLMEKTRGGLASTVTGSCSLEEFEKMVSIGDLDAADKLMDGLLRLDPDNPLLRARAARVWLAKAQVHASKEHWDEARDMLRRGRAAFPQDSIWQARLRLLDQIQAMPKGDRPGWVQLLG; translated from the coding sequence ATGAGCCAGTCGCCGGATCCCTACCAGGAGTATCTCGACCGCGCCGAGCGTCTCTTCCAGAGCGGTGATGTCGTCCAGGCCGGGCAGATCTGGCAGGCGATCCTCAAGCGGGTACCGGAGCATGCCACGGCCAAGGCCGGTCTCTACCAGGTCAAGCGCCACTTCGACTCGAGGGCCACCCAGGACGGGCTTGACCGCGCCCAACGCACCGACCCCAGAAGCACCAGCTCAGTCCCCGCCCCCCGCCCCAGCAGCACCGAGCTCACAAAGCTCCTGGAGCGGGGCTGCGCCCTGTACGATGTCGGCCAGATCGCTGAAGCCTTGGAACTCTGGAACGAGGTCCTTGACCGGGACCCCGGCAATCCCCTCGCCCAGGGCTACATCCAGCAGGCCCGGAGGATGCTCCCCCAGGAGCCCCCTGCTCCCGCTCCCGTGGCAGCAGTGGAGCCCTCTGCTCCTGAGGAGGCGCCCACCGAAACCCTCCTCAAGGAGGGATGCACCCTTTATGACATGGGCGAGCTCCAGGGGGCCCTGGCCAAGTGGGAGAAGGCGCTGGCGGCCGACCCAGGTCATCCCCTCGCCCGGCAGTACGCCGAGGGGGCCCGGCGGGAACTGGGGCTGCCCGCCCTGGCTGCAGCGCCGATTCCGGCGGCCTCTGCAGGCGGAGAGCTGCCTCAGGATGCCCCCCCTCCCGCCCCAGGCAGGGAAGACGAGGATCCCCTTGGGCGCATGATCATCGAAGGCGTGCAGCTCTTCGACATGGGCATGCCCGAGGAGGCCATCCTTCGCTGGGAGAGGGTGCTCGAGCAGGCTCCCGACCAAGCCGAGGCCCAAGGCTATCTGGCCATGGCCCGCCAAGCTGCCGAGGCGCCGGCCCCTCCATCCGCCCAGGTGGTGACGGCCCCCCCCGAGGCCGACCCCCTGCAGGGGCTCTTCTCGGACGCCGAGGATCTGATGAGACGCCAACTCTTCCCGGAGGCGGCTGATGTCTACCAAAGGCTGCTCCAGCGGCGCCCTGAGGATCCCCGGGCGCTCCAGGGCTACCAACAGGCCCGGGCCCTGGCGACAGCCACCCTTGCCCCCCCCATCCTCCCACCCCCTCCGGAGCCCGTGGAGCCACCCCCCTCAGTGATCCCTCCGGCAGCCATCGAGCAGCCCTCGGCGGCGCCACGCAGGGGACTCTCCCTCCATCATCTGGTGCGACGCCTCAGCCTGCCCCCCTGGGCCCTCTCCCCCAAAGCCCTGATCACGGCAGTGGTGACCTTCCTCGTGCTGCTGGTCGCCTCCTACGTCATTCATGTCTTCCGCCAGGACCGGGCCCTGGCGGCTGAAGTCGCTTCCAGACAGGGGCGCGTCCTGGCCCCTGTCCGCAGGAACACCCAGATCCCGAACCTGGCCGAGGATCCCGCCGCCATCCGGAAGGAAGCGGAGAGTGTCGTCGGCGAAGACTCGCTCCTGGCCTACTTCAGGGCCAGGGAATTGGTCCGGTTGCGCCCCTCCGACGCCTCGGCGAACCAACTCATGGAGAAGACCCGGGGGGGCCTCGCCAGTACCGTGACCGGTTCCTGCTCCCTGGAGGAGTTCGAGAAGATGGTCTCCATCGGGGACCTCGACGCGGCTGACAAGCTCATGGACGGCCTCCTGCGCCTCGACCCCGACAACCCCCTCCTCCGCGCCCGGGCCGCACGGGTCTGGCTCGCCAAAGCCCAGGTCCACGCCAGCAAGGAACATTGGGATGAGGCCAGGGACATGCTCCGCCGGGGTCGAGCCGCCTTCCCCCAGGACAGCATCTGGCAGGCCCGGCTCCGTCTGCTGGACCAGATCCAGGCCATGCCCAAGGGCGATCGCCCCGGCTGGGTCCAGCTTCTGGGGTAG
- a CDS encoding septum formation initiator family protein, with the protein MNSGWLLKSSTLWGALAISAVSSVAILTISPDGIFNLRQQENEIQSFRQELAAKAQRNRELAEEVRRLSARDPELLEALARRQGFAKPGETIYTFRDHKE; encoded by the coding sequence ATGAACTCCGGATGGCTCCTGAAGTCCAGCACCCTCTGGGGGGCCCTGGCCATCTCGGCAGTCTCATCGGTGGCCATCCTGACCATCTCCCCCGACGGGATCTTCAACCTCCGTCAGCAGGAGAATGAGATCCAGAGCTTCCGGCAGGAGCTGGCCGCCAAGGCCCAGCGGAACCGGGAGCTCGCCGAGGAGGTCCGCCGCCTCTCCGCCCGGGATCCGGAACTCCTGGAGGCCCTGGCCCGCCGCCAGGGCTTCGCCAAACCTGGGGAGACCATCTACACCTTCAGGGACCACAAGGAATAG
- the upp gene encoding uracil phosphoribosyltransferase, producing the protein MEPLILDHPLAHHKLSFIRDRKTPGMLFRQLIEELGLILAVESTRLLATESVVVETPLERTQAKRLLPLDPVLVPVLRAGLGLLPAFTQLLPTAKVGHLGLYRDHDTLVPVPYYRNFPPLLEERPVFVLDPMLATGGSASEAVRQLKSAGARKLVLVSVIAAPEGVERMTRDHPDVQVVVGALDRQLNEKGYILPGLGDAGDRIFGTA; encoded by the coding sequence ATGGAACCCTTGATCCTCGACCACCCGCTCGCCCATCACAAGCTCTCCTTCATCCGCGATCGCAAGACACCGGGGATGCTCTTCAGGCAGCTGATCGAAGAGCTGGGCCTGATCCTCGCCGTGGAGAGCACCCGGCTTCTGGCCACCGAGTCGGTCGTGGTGGAGACCCCGCTGGAGCGGACCCAGGCCAAGCGCCTCCTGCCCCTGGACCCCGTGCTGGTGCCCGTGCTCCGGGCTGGCTTGGGCCTCCTTCCGGCCTTCACCCAGCTCTTGCCCACGGCCAAGGTCGGTCACCTGGGGCTCTACCGGGATCACGACACCCTCGTGCCCGTGCCCTACTACCGGAACTTCCCGCCCCTCCTGGAGGAACGCCCGGTCTTCGTCCTCGACCCCATGCTCGCCACCGGGGGCAGTGCCTCGGAAGCCGTCCGGCAGCTCAAGAGTGCCGGAGCCCGGAAGCTGGTGCTGGTCTCCGTGATCGCCGCACCGGAGGGGGTTGAGCGCATGACCCGGGACCACCCGGATGTCCAGGTGGTGGTGGGGGCTCTGGATCGCCAGCTCAACGAGAAGGGCTACATCCTGCCTGGTCTCGGCGACGCTGGGGACCGCATCTTCGGCACCGCCTGA